The DNA sequence TGACATTTTTCATCAGCTCAGGTTCAACGCCGGAAATGGTTGCACCCCGCGTCATACCGGCATAAGAAAGGATCACTTGCCCCTGTAAAACCGGTGCGATCTGTAAATCAGTCCGCAGGGCAATCCGCGCCAGTTTTTCTTTATACTGCCGAATGCCTTTGATTTCAGTGCGTGGCTGGATGCCGTGTAATTCATAAACGGAATCCGGATAAACAATTTCAACCGGCTGTAAGCGGGGATGACGATATTCATCGTACACAGTGATGTGCGGGGAATTGTCGACTAAACGTTGTATGAAATCCTGTTCAGAACCGCGCATTAACCCGGAAATAGCCAGAAAGAAGGCGACACCCAGCGAAATGCCCAGCACAGAAACGATGGTTTGCCGGCGACGCGACATCAGATGGCTGAGGGCAATGGATGTGGCCAGATTCATGATGATTTGTCCGGCGGCCCGGACCATACCTCACGCACGGCTTGTCCGGCTTTTAACTTCTCTGGCGGTTCAATAATTATCGAATCCTGATCGGTTATGCCCTCTGTAATTTCTGTTTTATCCGCATTTTTTACACCGGTTATTACCGGTTGCCGGAGTGCTTTGCCATCTTTAACCAGCCAGACGGCATTATCCATGATGCTTAAATTCGGCACTAACAAAGCGTTATCCCGTTGGGATATAAGGATATTGCTTTCAGCCGTCATCCCAATGAAAAACGGCACATCGTCAGACAGGCTGATCCGCACCCGGTAACTGCGGGTGACCGAATCGCCTTCAGGCGTGATTTCCCGGATGATGCCTTCAAATACTTTGCCCGGAAATGCATCTGCAGTAATCAGCACGCGTTGTGCCGGTTTGACTCGGGGGATGTCTTCTTCATCCACATCCGCTGTCAGACGTAATTGCGTTGCTGATTTTCTCAGGGAAAAAACCACCTGATTGGCAGGCATATAATTACCGACTTCACCATCGCGTTTGATGATCTCACCATCCACCGGGCTTATCAGCGTCAGCGCGTTCATTTGTACCAATGTCCGCTGTGTCACTTCCCGTGCGGCTTCCGCTTCTGTACGGGCCTGATCCAACAGCTCTGCACTGACCATGCGTCGCTGATATAACTTTCCCACCCGGGAAAGATTATTTTCTGCATTACGCTGGCGGATCTGCATTTCCCGCAGCGTCGCCTGCAGCTCTGCATCATCAAACTTAGCCAGCACCTGACCGGTTTTAACCTGCATCCCCTCATCGGCCAGTAAGGCCGTCAACCGTGCTGCCCGTTCTGTTGCCACATGAATCGGCGGATCAGCCTCAACCGTACCGGTCGCATAAACGGCTTCCACGACCTGCCCGCGGGAAGGATGCGCCACGTTCACGCTGAGCGGCAGCCGGAAATAAATAACACCCGCAACAGTTGCCACCAGTAACAGAAAAATGAGAAACGCCTTTCGCCCGGTCAGCACATCCAGCTCCTGATTTATTCCGCTTTAAGCTAAGTATAGATAGTCTCGTTCCGGACAGAGTGACCTATACTTATTAAGATAATCCCTGATAGCAAATGAACTGCTATCAATGAAACATTGGAGGTTCACATGCGATCTGATTTGTTTAAAAAATCTGCATTGCTCGGTTTGTTATTGCTGCCGGCTTTGAGTATAGCCGCCGACAAACCAATACCACCGGCTAAGCCTGAAACGCCGGTTGTTGCTGCTGCAGATAAAGAACCTATTTATGGTTACCAACTGATGACTGAGCAAGAACGGGCAACTTTCCGTACTCAGATGCAAGCCGCTACAACAGACGAAGAACGTCAGCAGATCCGTCTTCAGCATCGGGAACAAATGCTTGAACGTGCTAAAGCTCAAGGCATCACCTTACCTGAACCACCTGCGGTTGCTCCTGGTGAACAACCTGTGTTTGGTGGCCGGATGATGACAAATGAAGAACAGATGCGGTTCCGCACTCAAATGCAGAATGCGACAACTGATGAAGAACGTCAGCAAATCCGTCTTCAGCACCGGGAACAGATGCTTGAACGCGCCAAGGCTCAAGGCGTCACCTTGTCTGACCCGCCAGCGATAACTCCGGGTGACGAAGTTGTTTTTGGTGGACAGATGATGACGATGGAAGAACGGCTGCAGTTCCGCACTCAGATGCAGAATGCGACAACTGACGAAGAACGTCAGCAGATCCGTCTGCAACACCGGGAACAAATGCTTGAACGTGCTAAGGCCCAGGGCGTTACGTTGTCAGACATGCCGATGATGAACGGTCAGGGCATGGGTAAAGGCATGGGAATGGGGATGGGCGGTGGCACCGGATCTGGTTCCAGCTCCGGTTCTGGCTCTTCTAGCTCTGGCTCAAGTTCTGGTCAGGGAAGCAGCGGCAGTAGCAGCGGCGGCGGAAATAGCGGCGGTGGAAGTGGAAATAGTGGTGGCGGCGGCGGTAAATAACCTGTCACCAGATATAAACCAATCCGGGGCTCAGCGTTAAGTTGGCTCCGGATTTTTTTATTGCAGATCACCTGTTTTCTGACATAGGCACTACTGTTACACACCGCACACTATCGTTCAAAATAATTTTTCCTCTTATCAGAAGTTTGGTGATTTGTCTATAGTTAAAAGAGGAGACTCTTCATGGTCTCAATGGTGTTGCGTCAGACGCTACGGGACATAAGCGCCTGGGTAATCCGTTTCCTGACCCTCGTGATTACATTCATGAAAAGGAACGCTATATGAACGCATTCAAATTGAATAAACTCTGGCAAATCGTAGTTGCAGCGTTATTTATTGGCATAAGTGCCGGCGCCTATGCTGCGAAGGGCAGCCCTGGCGGTGGAGGCGGCGGCGGTGGCGGCGAACCTCCAGCCACTGAAACGGGCTCCAACAACTTGTCTTTCCCGGTGATCTTGTCAGACAACATTGGCCCATTCCCTGCGGATGGTCTCTGGCGATTCGCCCCGATCACCACCCCGGAAACGGAGTGCATCGGCGAGTCAGGCGTGACAGCTGGTGAGCCGGTACCGCCTAACTTCCTGTGCTACTACGGGCGCCATGTCACCGTTATATCAGAGACAGGAGCGATCCAGTTCGACGAGCCTACCAAGGTCTGGTGGCTGCAAAAACGTACACAGAACTTCTGGAAAGCGCTGACCGTCGGTAATAACACCGGTACACCGCTGGTTGTGAGTGCGGTTGATGTTGGTGACCTGCTGGAATCCACCCCGTCGCTTGCTACGCGGCAGATCCGTGTTGAGTTCAACTTGTTGCAGAACGTGCCGTCGACCGGTAGCCCTCTGAGCCCATATCTGGTGGCCGATTGGACCGACGGCATTCCGATGCCATGCACCGTGCCTAAGGAAGTGGGCCAGACCAGCATCGGTTGCTTCGCAGCTCTGGGCATGAGCGGGGCAGTGCCCGGCACTGAACAGTCCGGCAACGAGATGCAGGGCACCGACTTCGGTCCCGGTCCTGACGCCAGTTTGCTTACAGGCACGCAAGTTCTGATTGACCCGACTACCGTGAGACTAGCAACAACTCCTGAGGGTACCCCTATCCCGATCCACGCGCTGGTATACTCCCAATGCGCACGTCTGGTGATCCAGAAGATCGGCGGCACGCCAACCTGGGATAAGACCACCGGGCAGTGGGCCGGCGAAGGTGTGGGAACACCGCTGGTCAACGTCGCCACTTATTCGACTACCAGTCCCTGGTCAGTCGAAATCACCTCGGGCGGCAGCATCGTGTATGGCTACAACTGGAACGCCAAGAGCGCTGCCACAGGGACCTATCGTCTGACCTTTGTGCTGGACGGTAACGACGCCGAAGGACCACAGTGTTCAACGCAGTTGGCAACCATGTTCGGCCCTCTTGGTGGCACCCAGCTTGTGAATGTCGGTGAGAATTTCGCTCCGAGCATCATCGCCAAAGGTGACTCCGCGCTTGGTGATGAAGGTGGTCTGGTCTACATTGACATCCCGCTGTCCACTAAAGGCGGTGGCGGCAGACGGTAATAAATAACCTGTCACCAGAGACAAACCAATCCGGGGCTCAGCGTTAAGTTGGTCCCGGATTTTTTATTGCAGATCACATATTTTCTGATGTGCTTCAAATAAATCTCTCATAAAACGTGTCTATAGTGTTCATCCGGTTCCTGAATTAGGGTCAGCTGATGGAACAGCTATACCGTGCATTTCAGCTTCACCAGCTCTTAATTACCTCCTGCATACCACCATCGTTAGCTCGTTGTCTGGAGCATTTGGCGTTACGGAAAATCATGATCCAATCCCCGCGAAAAGGATTGAGGAAATATGAGACATAAAATTGCAGGTTCTGCGGTTGGGCTAGTGATTATGGATAATTAATTAAAAATTACCGGATATAAAAATATGGAAGATTTTTCACCTTCTGAGCTTAAAACGATTCTGCATTCAAAAAGAGCAAACTTATATTATTTGGAGTATTGCCGGGTATTAGTTAATGGTGGCAGGGTTGAGTATGTCACTGAAGAGGGGAAAAAATCACTGTATTGGAATATTCCCATCGCTAATACAACAGCAGTCTTATTAGGTACAGGAACATCAATCACACAAGCAGCCATGCGTGAGTTTTCAAAGGCTGGAGTGCTTGTTGGTTTTTGTGGTGGCGGTGGCACACCACTCTTTTCAGCTAATGAAGTAGAAGTCGATGTTTCCTGGCTTAATTCTCAGAGTGAATATCGCCCAACTGAGTATTTGCAGCATTGGGTTAGCTTCTGGTTTCGTGATGATAAACGGTTAGAAGCTGCGATCGCCTTTCAAAAAATCCGTATTGATCAAATTCGCCGGTTTTGGTTGTCTGCCAGAATGCAACGTGAGTCCAGTTTTAGTATCAGCGAAGTTCAGCTAATAGGGGTACTCGATAGTTTCAGTGCACGGTTGACTAGCTGCCAAACCAGTAATGATGTGCTGGCTCAAGAGGCCATCATGACCAAAGCGCTTTATAAGCTGGCCGCTAATGCTGTTAAGTTTGGCGATTTTACCAGAGCAAAAGGTGGAAGTGGGGTTGATATGGCTAATCGCTTTTTAGACCATGGTAATTACCTTGCTTATGGATTGGCTGCAACTGCTTGTTGGGTGATTGGGTTACCTCATGGCCTGTCGGTTTTGCATGGCAAGACTCGGCGAGGGGGATTGGTGTTTGATGTGGCAGACCTTATCAAGGATGCCTTGGTGTTGCCACAGGCCTTTATTGCTGCAATGGCCGGAGATGATGAACAAGAGTTTCGACAGCGGATTATCACTGGTTTTCAGCAGGGTGAGGCATTGGATAGGATGATTGATGCTATCAAAGAGGTGGCGGAGACCCTCAGTGAGGCAGGGAAATGAATATTCTGTTGGTGTCCGAATGCAGCAAGAAAGCTTTGGTGGAAACAAGAAGAATTCTTGATCAATTTGCCGAACGCAAAGGTGAACGGACTTGGCAGACTGCTATCACACAGGAGGGGCTTAACACCTTGCGTAGGTTGTTACGCAAGAGTGCGCGACGTAATACGGCGGTCGCATGCCATTGGCTTAAAACCGGAGGTAAGAGTGAGTTACTGTGGATAGTTGGCAATCTTAGTTGCTTTAATGAGCAAGGCTCGGTGCCAACTAACAGTACTGAGTACAATATCCTAAAAGCTCAGGATGAAGACTGCTGGCATACAGCTGAAGCGATGGCGTTACTAGCTGGGATTTCTGGACTGTTTCACGATTTTGGCAAGGCTAATCTGTTGTTTCAGCAGAAGCTGCAAGGTATAGGCTCACTTTGGTCTGAGCCCTATCGTCATGAGTGGGTGTCATTACGACTATTTCAGGCGTTTGTTGATGGTCGAAGCGATCAAGATTGGCTTACAGAACTGGCAACTGTGACGCCAGCTCGTGATGTGAGCTTGCTTGATGCTTTGCGGCATTATCAGGATGCACCTCAAACTCTAGGTGGCAATCCTTTTGCTGATCTACCGCCGCTGGCACAAGTTGTTGGCTGGCTGATCGTCTCTCACCACAGGTTGCCAGAATTTATTGAACGTCCGGATTCACAACTACAGGCACCGAACATAGAAAAATTGCATATTTCTGAATGCTCTCGTTTTAATGCCAGTTGGATATCCCCCCAATGCTTCAATGATGACTGGAAAACTGAACATTGGCAAAAAGTGTGGCAATGTCAGCATGGTACTCCGATAGCTAGCCAGACTTGGTGTGTCAAGGCGCGTGAGATTGCCGGACGAGCATTAAAACACTGTTCACTGTGGCAACCCGGCAATTATTGGCTGGAAGATCGTTTTACCAGTCATCTGGCCCGTTTGTCGCTGATGTTGGCGGATCATACATATTCTGCAACTAATCCTACTGCAAAATGGCAATCGCCTGATTATCAGGCCTATGCAAATACTGAGCGCTCAACGCGACAACTCAAGCAAAAACTGGATGAACACAACATTGGCGTTGGACAGAATGCTTTGTTGCTTGCCAAGCGTTTGCCACAGCTAAAACGTCATCTACCCGCTATCACTCGACACAAAGGGTTTAAGCAACGCAGCGAGTCGGATATTTTCCGATGGCAGGACAAAGCATTTGACCTGGCTCGTTCACTGGCGGCGTCTTCGACTAAACAGGGTTTTTTCGGCGTCAATATGGCGTCAACAGGCTGCGGCAAGACCTTTGCCAATGCTCGCATAATGTATGGATTGTCCGATGAAAAGTTGGGCTGCCGTTTCAGTATCGCATTGGGATTGCGCACTCTGACACTGCAAACTGGTGATGCATTGCAATCACGTCTGCATCTGGAAAGTGATGATTTGGCTGTGCTAATTGGTTCTCAGTCGGTGCAGCAGTTGCATGAATTGCGCAAAGAGGATGAACAAAAAGCAGCTGCTGACTCTACGGGTAGTGAGTCGGCTGACGAGTTGTGGGATGAACTTCAACATGTGCGTTATGAAGGAAGTCTGGATGATGGTCCGCTACGCCATTGGTTGAAACAGTCGGATCAGCTACATCGACTGATCAGTGCTCCTGTACTGGTTAGCACTATAGATCACCTGATTCCTGCAACCGAAGGGACTCGCGGCGGTCGGCAAATAGCTCCCATGCTACGTCTGCTCACATCAGATCTGGTGCTGGATGAGCCGGATGACTTCGATTTGGCTGATTTGCCTGCTCTCTGTCGGTTGGTTAATTGGGCGGGAATGCTTGGAAGCCGTGTATTGCTGTCTTCTGCCACCTTACCTCCGGCTTTGGTTTGCGCTTTGTTTGATGCTTATCAGAATGGTCGACAATACTTCAATCGTGCTTGTGGTGAGCCAAATGTAAGTGCTGCGATCTGTTGTGCCTGGTTTGATGAATTTGGTTGTGAACAGTCGTTGAATTTGACAAGGGCCGATTTCAAACAGGCTCATAAAATTTTTGTCGGTCAACGTATCGTTCGATTAGACAAAACTCCTAATACTCATTTACGGCGAGGTGCTTTGTTACCGGTGTCCGTTTCGGGTACCAAACCAATTGAGGTGGTGACTGGAGTTGCTGAAGCCCTTCATCAAGGGATGGTTCTATTGCACCAAGCCCATCATCAGTGTCATGAGGCAAGCGGCAAGTGTATTTCGATTGGCCTTATTCGTATGGCTAATATCAATCCACTGGTGGCTGTTAGTCAGCAGCTATTAGCTATGGCACCACCTGTGGACACACGAATCCATTTTTGTATTTATCACAGTCAGCATCCAATGTTGGTGCGATCAAGAATGGAGGCTCGCCTGGATAAGGCATTAACGCGCCATAATCCCGAAGCGTTGTGGGAATTACCTGAGGTGAAAACAGCCTTAGAACAGCCAGAAACTCACCATATCTTTATTGTGATTGCTTCGGCTGTCGCAGAAGTAGGGCGTGACCATGATTATGACTGGGCCATAGCAGAGCCAAGCTCTATGCGCTCGCTGATCCAGTTAGCCGGGCGTATTCAACGCCATCGTAAACGAGTACCTGGCACGGCAAATCTTTTGATCCTGAATAAGAATATCAAGGCTCTCACCGGTAAATCCCCTGCTTATCTGCAACCGGGATTTGAATCTTCAGGCAACAAAGCATTTCAATTATCCAATCAGGATTTGCAAACGATTTTGTTACCTGAGCAGTACCAGACTATCACTGCTAACCCTCGCATTGTTCACCCTGAAAAAATGGATCCAAAAATGAATTTGGTAGCATTGGAACATGCTCATCTTGTGGCGTGGTTGTTTGGTCATAAGGATTTTTCCTGTCATGCCACACAGTGGTGGCAAGAAGATCCTCACTGGTGTGCTGAGCTGCAACGGCGAACTCGATTCCGAAAATCAGAACCTGATGAATCCTTTGTTCTTTATCAGGAAGATGAAGGTGATAACCCCATCT is a window from the Tolumonas auensis DSM 9187 genome containing:
- a CDS encoding efflux RND transporter periplasmic adaptor subunit; translated protein: MLTGRKAFLIFLLLVATVAGVIYFRLPLSVNVAHPSRGQVVEAVYATGTVEADPPIHVATERAARLTALLADEGMQVKTGQVLAKFDDAELQATLREMQIRQRNAENNLSRVGKLYQRRMVSAELLDQARTEAEAAREVTQRTLVQMNALTLISPVDGEIIKRDGEVGNYMPANQVVFSLRKSATQLRLTADVDEEDIPRVKPAQRVLITADAFPGKVFEGIIREITPEGDSVTRSYRVRISLSDDVPFFIGMTAESNILISQRDNALLVPNLSIMDNAVWLVKDGKALRQPVITGVKNADKTEITEGITDQDSIIIEPPEKLKAGQAVREVWSGPPDKSS
- the cas1f gene encoding type I-F CRISPR-associated endonuclease Cas1f — its product is MEDFSPSELKTILHSKRANLYYLEYCRVLVNGGRVEYVTEEGKKSLYWNIPIANTTAVLLGTGTSITQAAMREFSKAGVLVGFCGGGGTPLFSANEVEVDVSWLNSQSEYRPTEYLQHWVSFWFRDDKRLEAAIAFQKIRIDQIRRFWLSARMQRESSFSISEVQLIGVLDSFSARLTSCQTSNDVLAQEAIMTKALYKLAANAVKFGDFTRAKGGSGVDMANRFLDHGNYLAYGLAATACWVIGLPHGLSVLHGKTRRGGLVFDVADLIKDALVLPQAFIAAMAGDDEQEFRQRIITGFQQGEALDRMIDAIKEVAETLSEAGK
- the cas3f gene encoding type I-F CRISPR-associated helicase Cas3f, which encodes MNILLVSECSKKALVETRRILDQFAERKGERTWQTAITQEGLNTLRRLLRKSARRNTAVACHWLKTGGKSELLWIVGNLSCFNEQGSVPTNSTEYNILKAQDEDCWHTAEAMALLAGISGLFHDFGKANLLFQQKLQGIGSLWSEPYRHEWVSLRLFQAFVDGRSDQDWLTELATVTPARDVSLLDALRHYQDAPQTLGGNPFADLPPLAQVVGWLIVSHHRLPEFIERPDSQLQAPNIEKLHISECSRFNASWISPQCFNDDWKTEHWQKVWQCQHGTPIASQTWCVKAREIAGRALKHCSLWQPGNYWLEDRFTSHLARLSLMLADHTYSATNPTAKWQSPDYQAYANTERSTRQLKQKLDEHNIGVGQNALLLAKRLPQLKRHLPAITRHKGFKQRSESDIFRWQDKAFDLARSLAASSTKQGFFGVNMASTGCGKTFANARIMYGLSDEKLGCRFSIALGLRTLTLQTGDALQSRLHLESDDLAVLIGSQSVQQLHELRKEDEQKAAADSTGSESADELWDELQHVRYEGSLDDGPLRHWLKQSDQLHRLISAPVLVSTIDHLIPATEGTRGGRQIAPMLRLLTSDLVLDEPDDFDLADLPALCRLVNWAGMLGSRVLLSSATLPPALVCALFDAYQNGRQYFNRACGEPNVSAAICCAWFDEFGCEQSLNLTRADFKQAHKIFVGQRIVRLDKTPNTHLRRGALLPVSVSGTKPIEVVTGVAEALHQGMVLLHQAHHQCHEASGKCISIGLIRMANINPLVAVSQQLLAMAPPVDTRIHFCIYHSQHPMLVRSRMEARLDKALTRHNPEALWELPEVKTALEQPETHHIFIVIASAVAEVGRDHDYDWAIAEPSSMRSLIQLAGRIQRHRKRVPGTANLLILNKNIKALTGKSPAYLQPGFESSGNKAFQLSNQDLQTILLPEQYQTITANPRIVHPEKMDPKMNLVALEHAHLVAWLFGHKDFSCHATQWWQEDPHWCAELQRRTRFRKSEPDESFVLYQEDEGDNPIFYRQSDHGELSLVDKSVFAHMEFTPTMGIQPWLDNDVEALIAELAERLERDVAWVSQRYTELRLRVRNDNDIKLWHYNPWFGVYDTLY